The Terriglobales bacterium genome has a segment encoding these proteins:
- the rpmF gene encoding 50S ribosomal protein L32, with protein MANPKRRHSKSRSSKRRAHDFLSAHSLSECPNCHERKMPHRACPKCGYYKGREVLEIKAE; from the coding sequence ATGGCCAATCCGAAACGGCGGCATTCCAAATCGCGCTCCAGCAAGCGGCGCGCGCACGACTTTCTCTCCGCGCACTCGCTCTCCGAGTGTCCCAACTGCCACGAGCGCAAGATGCCTCACCGCGCCTGCCCCAAGTGCGGCTATTACAAGGGCCGCGAAGTGCTGGAGATCAAGGCCGAGTAG
- the plsX gene encoding phosphate acyltransferase PlsX, which yields MPTVIAVDAMGSDRAPKPEVEGAILAVRQFDVRVLLVGQEERLRAELALHPAAVRMPIEVVHASEVITMEEKASKAVRAKRDTSMRVGLRLVRDGKAAGFVTAGNTGAAMALAKVVLGALPGVDRPALAGAFPTEAGHAALLLDVGANVDSKPHNLVQFAIMGETYARVILGRRKPRVGLLSIGEEEVKGNELTRETLPLLKRLPLHFVGNVEGRDLFRGSVDVMVCDGFTGNVALKISEGVGQMVRSMLRQSLESTVASKVGYLLSRRAFEDFRRRLDHAEYGGAPLLGVKGACIITHGSSNNNAIKNAIRVAAEFVSGGVNARIEREIAAMAGKTAVTH from the coding sequence ATGCCGACCGTCATAGCTGTCGATGCGATGGGCTCGGACCGGGCGCCGAAACCGGAAGTTGAAGGCGCCATCCTCGCTGTCCGCCAGTTCGACGTGCGCGTCCTGCTGGTGGGCCAGGAAGAACGCCTGCGAGCCGAACTGGCTCTGCATCCGGCCGCAGTAAGAATGCCCATCGAGGTAGTGCACGCCTCCGAAGTCATCACCATGGAAGAAAAGGCCTCCAAGGCGGTGCGCGCCAAGCGCGATACCTCCATGCGGGTGGGCCTCCGCCTGGTGCGTGATGGCAAGGCAGCCGGCTTTGTCACCGCCGGCAACACCGGAGCCGCCATGGCGCTGGCCAAGGTGGTGCTGGGCGCGCTGCCCGGCGTGGACCGTCCGGCGCTGGCAGGAGCCTTCCCAACCGAAGCGGGCCACGCGGCCTTGCTGCTCGACGTGGGCGCCAACGTCGACTCCAAGCCCCACAACCTGGTCCAATTCGCCATCATGGGTGAAACCTACGCGCGTGTGATCCTTGGCAGGCGCAAGCCGCGGGTCGGCCTGCTCTCCATCGGCGAAGAGGAGGTCAAGGGCAACGAGCTCACCCGCGAAACCCTGCCGCTGCTGAAACGGCTCCCGCTGCACTTCGTGGGCAACGTGGAGGGCCGCGACCTGTTCCGCGGCAGCGTGGACGTCATGGTCTGCGACGGCTTCACCGGCAACGTGGCGCTGAAAATCTCTGAGGGTGTGGGACAGATGGTGCGCTCCATGTTGCGTCAGTCCCTGGAATCCACCGTTGCCTCCAAAGTCGGCTACCTGCTCTCCCGCCGCGCTTTCGAGGACTTCCGCCGGCGGCTGGACCACGCCGAGTACGGCGGCGCGCCCCTGCTGGGCGTGAAGGGCGCCTGCATCATCACCCACGGCTCCTCCAACAATAACGCCATCAAGAACGCCATCCGCGTGGCGGCGGAATTCGTCAGCGGCGGCGTCAATGCACGAATCGAACGCGAAATTGCCGCCATGGCAGGCAAGACCGCGGTGACCCATTGA